In Flavobacterium enshiense, the genomic stretch TTGTTTTTGAATAAACTACCTGAAATTTAGGTTTTCTTTAACCAAATAGCGAAAAGGGTTAAGTAAACTTAGGTTAATCCAAAGTGATATTTTTATATTTGTGAATCAAACCACTATGCATGTCCGGAAAAAGACTGAAACGACAACTAATCCGAAAAAAACTCTTTAGTAAAAACCGTCTGGTGATACTGAACGAAGACACCTTCGCAGAAATTTTTTCGTTACGGTTAACCCTGATGAATGTCTTTATTGTGGCAACAGTGGGTGCTTTGCTGATTATTTTTGTGACTACGTATATTATTGCTTTTACGCCGCTTCGCGAATACATACCCGGTTATGCCTCAACAGAACTGAAACGTCAGGCAATCGAGCTGGCCATAAAATCCGATTCGCTTGAAAAAGCTATGAAGCGTAATAATTTGTATGTGGAATCGATTAAAAAAGTACTCAATGGCGATTTGGAATA encodes the following:
- a CDS encoding peptidase codes for the protein MSGKRLKRQLIRKKLFSKNRLVILNEDTFAEIFSLRLTLMNVFIVATVGALLIIFVTTYIIAFTPLREYIPGYASTELKRQAIELAIKSDSLEKAMKRNNLYVESIKKVLNGDLEYAKLNIDSIIVAEEIDSETLVMEPSKSEMELRKEVESKNKKN